A DNA window from Callospermophilus lateralis isolate mCalLat2 chromosome X, mCalLat2.hap1, whole genome shotgun sequence contains the following coding sequences:
- the Tnmd gene encoding tenomodulin, which produces MAKNPPENCEDCHILNAEAFKSKKICKSLKICGLVIGILALTLIVLFWGSKHFWPEAPKKTYDMEHTFYSNGEKRKIYMEIDPMTRTEIFRSGNGTDETLEVHDFKNGYTGIYFVGLQKCFIKTQIKVIPEFSEPEEEIDENEEITTTFFEQSVIWVPAEKPIENRDFLKNSKILEICDNVTMYWINPTLIAVSELQDFEEDGEDLHFPTNEKKGIEQNEQWVVPQVKVEKTRHTRQASEEELPINDYTENGIEFDPMLDERGYCCIYCRRGNRYCRRVCEPLLGYYPYPYCYQGGRVICRVIMPCNWWVARMLGRV; this is translated from the exons ATGGCAAAGAATCCTCCAGAGAACTGTGAGGACTGTCACATCCTAAAT GCAGAAGCTTTTAAATCCAAGAAGATATGTAAATCACTTAAGATTTGCGGACTGGTGATCGGTATCTTGGCCCTAACTCTGATTGTCCTGTTTTGGGGGAGCAAGCACTTCTGGCCAGAAGCACCCAAGAAA ACCTATGACATGGAACACACTTTCTACAGCAATGGAGAGAAGAGGAAGATTTATATGGAAATTGATCCTATGACCAGAACTGAAATATTCAGAAGTGGAAATGGCACTGATGAAACATTGGAAGTACATGACTTTAAAAAT GGATACACTGGCATCTACTTTGTAGGTCTCCAAAAATGCTTTATCAAAACTCAGATTAAAGTGATTCCTGAATTTTCTGAACCAGAAGAAGAAATAGATGAG AATGAAGAAATTACCACAACTTTCTTTGAACAGTCAGTGATTTGGGTCCCAGCAGAAAAGCCAATTGAAAACCGAGACTTTCTAAAAAATTCCAAAATTCTGGAGATTTGTGATAATGTAACTATGTATTGGATCAATCCCACTCTAATAGCAG TTTCTGAGTTACAAGATTTTGAAGAAGATGGTGAAGATCTTCACTTTCCTACCAATGAAAAAAAGGGAATTGAACAAAATGAGCAATGGGTGGTCCCTCAAGTAAAGGTGGAGAAGACTCGTCACACCAGACAAGCAAGTGAGGAAGAACTTCCAATAAACGACTAT ACGGAAAATGGAATCGAATTTGACCCCATGCTGGATGAGAGAGGTTATTGTTGTATTTACTGTCGTCGAGGCAACCGCTATTGCCGCCGTGTCTGTGAACCTTTACTAGGTTACTACCCATATCCATACTGCTACCAAGGAGGACGGGTCATCTGTCGTGTCATCATGCCTTGCAACTGGTGGGTGGCCCGCATGCTGGGGAGGGTCTAA